TCCGCTGCTGGCGGCGCCTTTCGTTGCAGGAGAGCACACATCCAACTGGGCTGTACTGGTGTCGACATCGCGCTTTTGGTTCAACTACCGCCACCTCGCCAACGTCCTCTCGCTCTACCGTACCGTCAAGCGTCTCGGCATCCCCGACTCACAGATCATCCTCATGCTGCCTGACGACATGGCCTGCAACCCCCGCAACGCCTTTCCCGGCAGCGTGTACAACAACGCCGACCGCGCTCTGGACCTGTATGGAGACAACATCGAGGTCGACTACCGAGGCTACGAAGTCACAGTGGAGAATTTTATTCGTCTTATGACAGACCGTGTAGGCGAGGACATTCCACGGAGCAAGCGCTTGATGACGGACGAGCGTAGCAATATCCTTGTGTACATGACAGGACACGGCGGTAACGAGTTTTTGAAGTTTCAAGACGCAGAAGAGATCAGCGCTTTCGACCTCGCAGACGCGTTTGGTCAGATGTGGGAGAAGAAACGGTACGCTGCCTTCCCTATACCTGCACCGTATGCGCCTCACTAACGCGTCCTCTAGCTATCACGAGATGCTTTTCATGATAGACACCTGCCAAGCCAACACCATGTACTCGAAGTTTTACTCACCCAACATCCTCGCAACCGGCTCCTCCGAAATCGACCAGTCTTCCTACTCGCACCATGCCGACCAAGACGTAGGCGTCGCCGTCATCGATCGCTACACGTACTACAACCTCGAGTTCCTAGAAACACAGGTTCGCGACCCAACGTCGAAG
The Ascochyta rabiei chromosome 9, complete sequence DNA segment above includes these coding regions:
- a CDS encoding glycosylphosphatidylinositol anchor biosynthesis, producing MKFSSALLPLLAAPFVAGEHTSNWAVLVSTSRFWFNYRHLANVLSLYRTVKRLGIPDSQIILMLPDDMACNPRNAFPGSVYNNADRALDLYGDNIEVDYRGYEVTVENFIRLMTDRVGEDIPRSKRLMTDERSNILVYMTGHGGNEFLKFQDAEEISAFDLADAFGQMWEKKRYHEMLFMIDTCQANTMYSKFYSPNILATGSSEIDQSSYSHHADQDVGVAVIDRYTYYNLEFLETQVRDPTSKLTMGELFDSYDEEKIHSHPGIRYDLFEGGEHSARNRLVMDFFGNVQNVEVEGEKRNETRWKQELEAIEKMILEAKRRHNESLSMDARVQRIAEEAKPAQSFKKQGAAMVREEQSWSKQIVGAVALAVCAVAWAAGSWLES